From Candidatus Poribacteria bacterium, the proteins below share one genomic window:
- a CDS encoding PD40 domain-containing protein — MRNPYVSFLFALSCAVLYASTCPVFAKAPTTAKIAFSSWRHRNLDIYLMNPDGSEEVRLTHHLARDGGPKWSPSGDRIIFSSDRDGAPGDWDLYLMDADGSNVQRVFKKESARTSPTWSPDGKQIAYSRWEQGKSFIYIASIDGKKEERIALGSQPAWSPDGTEIAFIEVLDVRTRKHKFFFPPKEPAWVRHHAWSPEGDRLAFAWYNRIELRQEDFKLETIYIVNRDGTGLQQIIEEGKRAVEPVWSPRGDALLYSQLDKNDMQQIFKVTLAIPASRILQGTGSIQPSHCRWHRNPNWQQRYGDD, encoded by the coding sequence ATGAGAAATCCGTATGTATCGTTCCTTTTCGCATTAAGCTGCGCGGTGTTATACGCGAGCACTTGTCCTGTGTTCGCAAAAGCCCCCACAACAGCGAAAATAGCGTTCTCATCGTGGCGTCATAGGAATCTGGACATTTATCTCATGAATCCCGATGGCAGCGAGGAAGTCCGCCTTACCCACCATCTCGCAAGGGATGGGGGTCCGAAGTGGTCTCCGAGCGGCGACAGGATTATATTTAGCTCTGACCGAGACGGGGCTCCAGGAGACTGGGATCTGTATCTAATGGATGCCGATGGATCAAATGTGCAGCGAGTGTTCAAAAAGGAATCGGCGAGGACCAGTCCAACATGGTCGCCGGATGGCAAACAGATTGCTTATAGCCGCTGGGAGCAGGGAAAGTCCTTTATCTATATCGCATCAATAGACGGTAAAAAAGAAGAACGTATAGCACTTGGCAGTCAACCCGCGTGGTCGCCTGACGGGACAGAGATAGCCTTTATTGAAGTGTTAGACGTGCGGACGCGTAAACACAAGTTCTTTTTTCCGCCCAAGGAACCCGCGTGGGTTCGGCATCATGCTTGGTCTCCAGAGGGAGATAGACTGGCGTTTGCGTGGTATAATCGCATTGAACTTCGGCAAGAGGACTTTAAACTGGAGACTATCTATATTGTCAATCGCGATGGCACAGGGCTTCAACAAATTATTGAGGAAGGGAAGCGAGCCGTAGAGCCAGTATGGTCTCCACGAGGAGATGCGCTGCTTTATAGTCAACTGGATAAGAATGATATGCAGCAAATCTTCAAAGTTACGTTAGCAATCCCAGCTTCCCGAATTTTGCAAGGGACTGGTTCGATCCAGCCTTCGCATTGCCGGTGGCACCGCAACCCCAATTGGCAACAGAGATATGGGGACGATTAA